A single genomic interval of Babylonia areolata isolate BAREFJ2019XMU chromosome 26, ASM4173473v1, whole genome shotgun sequence harbors:
- the LOC143300851 gene encoding uncharacterized protein LOC143300851 codes for MFLAVLHFPEKHIINTKAIPAVRGPMVSTAGPRTRSGMETTTRKLRLLCNLETQRQCADGSCIPRMELCPEEEMLNQDTILIMIGVGMGVVLFLIILYCLQQRRSAGTDQGVPGTAEEMDNPELLMPPPSYREAMDVYLYPPTPQTTRNRHSVPSLEEPITPPPNYDAALSILAQSHESVLVGKEGATASSPTGTTPVLRRTLSIEHVGISRGRPMTFSSFGANSKTFTNTPREECT; via the exons ATGTTTCTGGCAGTGCTGCACTTTCCAGAGAAACACATTATAAACACGAAAGCCATTCCTGCAGTCAGAGGCCCAATGGTCAGCACGGCAGGGCCTAGGACTCGGTCCGGGATGGAAACCACAACCAGAAAACTTCGGCTGCTGTGCAATCTAGAGACTCAGCGGCAGTGTGCAGATGGTTCTTGCATACCACGCATGGAGCTTTGTC CAGAGGAGGAGATGCTGAACCAGGACACCATACTGATCATGAtcggagtggggatgggggtggtgctCTTCCTCATCATCCTCTATTGTCTGCAGCAACGTCGCAGTGCTGGCACAGATCAAG GTGTGCCTGGTACTGCAGAAGAAATGGACAACCCTGAGCTGCTGATGCCCCCTCCTTCTTATCGAGAGGCTATGGACGTCTATCTTTACCCCCCAACTCCACAGACCACCAGAAAT AGACATTCAGTGCCGTCCTTGGAAGAAcctatcaccccacccccaaactacgACGCCGCCCTGAGTATACTGGCTCAGAGCCACGAGAGTGTGCTGGTGGGCAAAGAGGGCGCCACTGCTTCCTCACCCACTGGTACCACACCTGTCTTACGTCGCACACTTTCCATTGAGCATGTTGGTATTTCTAGAGGGCGACCAATGACGTTTTCATCCTTCGGTGCCAATTCGAAAACATTCACAAATACTCCACGAGAGGAGTGCACATAA